From Streptomyces cyaneogriseus subsp. noncyanogenus, the proteins below share one genomic window:
- a CDS encoding MFS transporter: MSSTSVDHSTPPAPDAAPPAARGRRANPWLTLCAVAFGLFMVQLDGSVVAIANPEIGSDLHASTAELQWVTNSYLLALAASLILGGKLGDRFGRRTFYLVGVVGFTAASVAIGLSGSIEGVVVFRALQGLFGGLLMPNTLGLLRAVFPPRKFGMAVGIWAMVSAVSTALGPIVGGLLVEHVNWESVFYINAPIGVIALAFSAWVLPQSRNSGGRERFDIPGVVLLAAGLLCVVFGVVKGETWGWSSAGTLGAVLAGLVILVLFGWYETRVAHPLLPMRLFRSRALTVGTVITALNFFVMLGVIFFVMLYLQNVRGFTPVEAGVRTLPLSLASLVASPLGAALTQRLGARFTMPLGMVLQAAACFGMLTWQTDSSYATMWPPFIALGLGVGMVMSASSDAIVGNAPVQDGGVAGGLQATTLQIGGALGTSVLVSLISGKVGATLTGELTDAGVPAAMARGLQEAKDAVAMGVAPVSGDMPAGLRAAVVEGSGQAFLNGVHTAVVVTGVLCLIGAVVAALGLTSPGRRSADG, from the coding sequence ATGTCGTCCACGTCCGTGGATCACTCCACCCCGCCCGCGCCCGACGCCGCCCCGCCGGCGGCCCGAGGGCGCCGGGCCAACCCCTGGCTCACCCTGTGCGCCGTCGCGTTCGGCCTGTTCATGGTCCAGCTCGACGGGTCCGTCGTGGCCATCGCCAACCCCGAGATCGGCAGCGACCTGCACGCGAGCACCGCCGAACTCCAGTGGGTGACCAACTCCTACCTGCTCGCGCTCGCCGCCTCCCTCATCCTCGGCGGCAAGCTCGGCGACCGCTTCGGCCGGCGCACGTTCTACCTCGTCGGCGTCGTCGGGTTCACCGCCGCCTCGGTCGCCATCGGACTGTCCGGATCGATCGAGGGCGTCGTCGTCTTCCGCGCGCTCCAGGGCCTCTTCGGCGGTCTGCTGATGCCGAACACCCTCGGCCTGCTGCGCGCGGTCTTCCCGCCCCGCAAGTTCGGCATGGCGGTCGGCATCTGGGCGATGGTCTCCGCCGTCTCCACGGCGCTGGGCCCGATCGTCGGCGGTCTCCTCGTCGAGCACGTGAACTGGGAGTCGGTCTTCTACATCAACGCGCCCATCGGGGTGATCGCCCTGGCCTTCAGCGCCTGGGTGCTGCCGCAGAGCCGGAACAGCGGCGGACGGGAGCGGTTCGACATCCCCGGCGTCGTCCTGCTCGCCGCCGGACTGCTGTGCGTGGTCTTCGGCGTCGTCAAGGGCGAGACCTGGGGCTGGAGCTCCGCCGGCACCCTGGGCGCCGTCCTCGCCGGTCTGGTGATCCTGGTCCTGTTCGGCTGGTACGAGACCCGCGTGGCGCACCCGCTGCTGCCGATGCGGCTGTTCCGCAGCCGGGCGCTGACCGTCGGCACGGTGATCACCGCGCTCAACTTCTTCGTCATGCTCGGCGTGATCTTCTTCGTGATGCTCTACCTGCAGAACGTGCGGGGCTTCACGCCCGTCGAGGCCGGTGTGCGCACGCTGCCGCTGAGCCTGGCCTCCCTGGTCGCCTCGCCGCTGGGCGCGGCCCTGACCCAGCGTCTGGGCGCCCGCTTCACCATGCCGCTCGGCATGGTGCTCCAGGCAGCCGCCTGCTTCGGCATGCTCACCTGGCAGACCGACTCCTCCTACGCCACCATGTGGCCGCCGTTCATCGCGCTCGGCCTCGGCGTCGGCATGGTGATGTCCGCGTCCTCCGACGCCATCGTCGGCAACGCCCCCGTCCAGGACGGCGGTGTGGCGGGCGGCCTGCAGGCCACCACCCTGCAGATCGGCGGCGCCCTCGGCACCTCCGTGCTGGTCTCCCTGATCAGCGGCAAGGTGGGCGCCACGCTCACCGGCGAACTCACGGACGCGGGGGTCCCCGCCGCCATGGCGCGCGGCCTCCAGGAGGCCAAGGACGCGGTGGCCATGGGCGTCGCCCCCGTCTCCGGCGACATGCCGGCCGGGCTCCGGGCGGCCGTCGTGGAGGGCAGCGGGCAGGCCTTCCTCAACGGCGTGCACACGGCCGTGGTCGTCACCGGTGTCCTGTGCCTGATCGGCGCGGTCGTCGCGGCCCTCGGCCTGACAAGCCCGGGCCGCCGGAGCGCGGACGGCTGA
- a CDS encoding MarR family winged helix-turn-helix transcriptional regulator, translating to MSDSSTPSRDIDRVASGLAACLPVLHRALDRQVAAEYPHPKPPEGQLALLRFVESHEGATVREAAEALLMKANNVSALVSQMTERGLLERRQDGTDKRVARLHLTATARRRVAEVRELETAHIRRALTSLTEGEKGALGSALGALEALAHRLHPAAG from the coding sequence GTGAGCGACTCCAGCACCCCGAGCCGGGACATCGACCGTGTGGCCTCCGGCCTCGCGGCGTGCCTCCCTGTGCTGCACCGGGCGCTGGACCGGCAGGTCGCCGCGGAGTACCCGCATCCCAAGCCGCCCGAGGGGCAGCTCGCCCTGCTGCGGTTCGTCGAGTCGCACGAGGGTGCCACGGTGCGCGAGGCCGCCGAAGCGCTGCTGATGAAGGCCAACAACGTCAGCGCCCTGGTCTCCCAGATGACCGAGCGAGGGCTGCTGGAGCGCCGGCAGGACGGCACCGACAAGCGCGTCGCCCGCCTCCACCTCACCGCCACGGCCCGACGCCGGGTGGCGGAGGTGCGGGAGCTGGAGACCGCCCACATCCGCCGCGCCCTGACGTCCCTCACCGAGGGTGAGAAGGGCGCGCTCGGCTCCGCCCTCGGCGCCCTGGAGGCGCTGGCGCACCGGCTCCACCCCGCCGCCGGCTAG
- a CDS encoding phosphodiester glycosidase family protein codes for MALGTLAGAALTGAAPAGAAQQATAIAPGVTYEEFDLPAAKGVTHAHVLRVDLRDPRVRLGLLHPGAVAARAPVSRLADAQGAVAGVNGDFFNISEAQHPGVEATGASVGPAIAGGRALKAAVPDGQRFGPALPPGTSTEDVFGVGADRRARLDGLALDGSVRTPRGRLPLGGLNQYALPVGSVGAFTSDWGGASRVRATCGTDTDRAAPCSADTYEVTVRGGRVVSASGTPGSGPITPGTTVLVGREAGARLLRELSPGEPVRVRHRLVASASRVPYRFALGGYPVLADGLPLPGLDDRTAAVRTAVGIADGGRRVLLLALDGAPAHRTGLTVAEVAETLRDLGAADGFSLDGGGSTTLVARAPGATGAAVRNHPSGGAERPVPNGIGVFSGPDVRA; via the coding sequence ATGGCACTCGGCACACTGGCCGGCGCGGCCCTCACCGGCGCGGCGCCGGCCGGGGCCGCGCAGCAGGCCACCGCGATCGCGCCCGGCGTCACCTACGAGGAGTTCGATCTCCCCGCGGCCAAGGGCGTGACCCACGCCCATGTGCTCCGCGTCGACCTGCGCGATCCGCGCGTCCGCCTCGGACTGCTGCATCCGGGCGCGGTGGCCGCCCGCGCCCCCGTCTCCCGGCTGGCCGACGCGCAGGGCGCCGTGGCGGGCGTCAACGGCGACTTCTTCAACATCTCCGAGGCCCAGCATCCGGGCGTCGAGGCGACCGGCGCGAGCGTGGGGCCGGCGATCGCGGGCGGACGGGCGCTGAAGGCGGCGGTCCCCGACGGCCAGCGGTTCGGGCCCGCGCTGCCGCCGGGCACGTCCACCGAGGACGTGTTCGGGGTGGGGGCGGACCGGCGGGCCCGGCTGGACGGGCTGGCCCTCGACGGATCGGTGCGCACGCCCCGGGGGCGGCTGCCGCTCGGCGGGCTCAACCAGTACGCGCTGCCGGTCGGCTCGGTCGGCGCCTTCACCAGTGACTGGGGCGGCGCCTCCCGGGTGCGGGCCACCTGCGGCACGGACACCGACCGGGCCGCGCCGTGCAGCGCGGACACCTACGAGGTGACGGTCCGCGGCGGCCGGGTGGTGTCCGCGTCCGGGACGCCCGGCAGCGGGCCGATCACCCCGGGCACGACCGTGCTGGTCGGCCGGGAGGCGGGAGCGCGGCTGCTGCGGGAGCTGTCGCCCGGCGAGCCGGTCCGGGTGCGGCACCGGCTGGTGGCGTCCGCGTCCCGGGTGCCGTACCGCTTCGCGCTCGGCGGCTACCCGGTGCTCGCGGACGGTCTGCCGCTGCCGGGGCTCGACGACCGCACCGCTGCCGTACGTACCGCCGTGGGCATCGCGGACGGCGGGCGGCGGGTGCTGCTGCTGGCCCTGGACGGGGCGCCCGCCCACCGGACCGGCCTGACCGTCGCCGAAGTGGCCGAGACGTTGCGCGACCTGGGCGCGGCCGACGGCTTCAGCCTGGACGGCGGGGGCTCGACGACCCTGGTCGCCCGCGCGCCGGGCGCGACCGGTGCCGCGGTGCGCAACCACCCGAGCGGCGGCGCCGAGCGCCCGGTCCCCAACGGCATCGGGGTCTTCTCAGGCCCTGACGTCAGGGCCTGA
- a CDS encoding phosphatidylinositol-specific phospholipase C/glycerophosphodiester phosphodiesterase family protein: MPLTTRRRALTTLGAALAGSAALPAATAFAGERPYRPRPLWRAHAHNDYEHPRPLLDALDHRFGSVEADIHLVDGRLLVAHDPEDLDPARTLASLYLDPLAARVRAHHGRVYRGHRGSLQLLVDIKTEGASAYRELDRQLSRHRHLFTTYAHGRVHPGPVTVVVSGDRAARAPMEVQTVRRAFYDGRLADLGGPAPASFAPLISDNWTLNFTWRGVGAFPDAEREKLRALVGAAHARGQRMRFWATPDAPGPARDALWAELLAAGVDHLNTDDLAGLAAFLDARQD, encoded by the coding sequence ATGCCCCTCACCACCCGTCGCAGAGCCCTCACCACCCTCGGCGCCGCCCTCGCGGGCTCGGCCGCCCTGCCCGCCGCCACCGCCTTCGCCGGTGAACGCCCGTACCGCCCGCGCCCGTTGTGGCGCGCCCACGCCCACAACGACTACGAGCACCCCCGCCCCCTCCTCGACGCCCTCGACCACCGCTTCGGCAGCGTCGAGGCCGACATCCACCTCGTCGACGGCCGGCTCCTCGTCGCCCACGACCCCGAGGACCTCGACCCGGCCCGCACCCTGGCCTCCCTCTACCTCGACCCGCTCGCCGCGCGGGTGCGCGCCCACCACGGCCGGGTCTACCGCGGTCACCGCGGATCGCTGCAACTCCTCGTCGACATCAAGACCGAGGGCGCGTCGGCCTACCGGGAACTCGACCGCCAGCTGAGCCGCCACCGGCACCTGTTCACGACCTACGCCCACGGCCGCGTCCACCCCGGACCGGTCACCGTCGTGGTCTCCGGCGACCGGGCGGCCCGCGCGCCGATGGAGGTCCAGACGGTGCGGCGGGCCTTCTACGACGGCCGGCTCGCCGACCTCGGCGGTCCGGCACCGGCCTCCTTCGCGCCGCTGATCAGCGACAACTGGACCCTGAACTTCACCTGGCGGGGCGTGGGCGCCTTCCCGGACGCCGAGCGGGAGAAGCTGCGGGCCCTGGTGGGGGCCGCGCACGCGCGCGGGCAGCGGATGCGTTTCTGGGCCACTCCCGACGCGCCCGGACCCGCCCGGGACGCCCTGTGGGCCGAACTGCTCGCCGCCGGCGTCGACCACCTCAACACCGACGACCTCGCGGGGCTGGCGGCGTTCCTGGACGCCCGGCAGGACTGA
- a CDS encoding acyl-CoA dehydrogenase family protein translates to MSTPTDLLYSEEEEAVRAAVRDLLTDHCDAAGVIKRGESDAPHDLSLWKSLTEGMGLAGLLIPEEYGGQGAGHREAAVVLEELGRAVAPVPYLTSAVVATEALLACDAADLLAELAGGRRIGVLAVGLHTAPGAGHTTARIDDGALRGELTGIADAVAADVLLVPADDGGLYAVEAGAATVTPQVSLDLTRPLATVVLDGAPARRLGDAAPAVRRALRAGAGLLVSEQLGLADWTLTETVRYLKERKQFNRPVGGFQALKHRLAHLWLEVAHLRAAARNAADALAKGQDTDVAVAVAQAYAAPVAVHAAEEALQLHGGIGMTWEHPVHLYLKRAKADSIAYGTAGAHREALAALVDLQAP, encoded by the coding sequence ATGAGCACACCGACCGATCTCCTCTACTCCGAGGAGGAAGAGGCGGTCCGCGCCGCCGTCCGGGACCTGCTCACCGACCACTGCGACGCGGCCGGAGTGATCAAGCGCGGGGAGTCGGACGCCCCGCACGACCTGTCCCTGTGGAAGTCCCTCACCGAGGGCATGGGCCTGGCCGGACTCCTGATCCCCGAGGAGTACGGCGGCCAGGGCGCCGGCCACCGCGAGGCCGCCGTCGTCCTGGAGGAACTGGGCCGGGCCGTGGCGCCGGTGCCGTACCTCACCAGCGCGGTCGTGGCCACCGAGGCGCTGCTGGCCTGCGACGCCGCCGACCTGCTCGCCGAACTGGCCGGCGGGCGCCGGATCGGCGTCCTCGCCGTCGGGCTGCACACCGCCCCCGGCGCCGGCCACACCACGGCGCGGATCGACGACGGCGCCCTGCGCGGCGAGCTGACCGGCATCGCGGACGCCGTCGCGGCCGACGTCCTGCTGGTGCCCGCGGACGACGGCGGGCTGTACGCGGTCGAGGCCGGCGCGGCGACCGTCACCCCCCAGGTGTCCCTGGACCTCACCCGTCCCCTGGCCACGGTCGTCCTCGACGGGGCGCCCGCACGACGACTCGGGGACGCCGCCCCCGCCGTACGCCGCGCCCTGCGCGCCGGTGCCGGACTGCTCGTCTCCGAGCAACTCGGGCTCGCCGACTGGACGCTGACGGAGACCGTGCGCTACCTGAAGGAGCGCAAGCAGTTCAACCGGCCCGTCGGCGGCTTCCAGGCGCTCAAGCACCGGCTCGCCCACCTGTGGCTGGAGGTCGCCCACCTGCGCGCCGCCGCCCGCAACGCGGCGGACGCGCTCGCGAAGGGGCAGGACACCGACGTGGCCGTCGCCGTCGCCCAGGCGTACGCGGCCCCCGTCGCCGTCCACGCCGCCGAGGAGGCGCTGCAACTGCACGGCGGTATCGGCATGACCTGGGAACACCCGGTCCACCTGTACCTGAAGCGGGCCAAGGCCGACTCGATCGCGTACGGCACCGCGGGCGCCCACCGGGAGGCGCTGGCCGCTCTCGTCGACCTCCAGGCCCCCTGA
- a CDS encoding acyl-CoA dehydrogenase family protein, whose amino-acid sequence MTESRTDAAGLRRRTRELLAAHPPATTDRLDFLRARFDAGLAWVHYPEGLGGLGAPRSLQAVVDAELAVAGAPDNDPRRIGIGLGMAAPTILQYGTEEQKRRFLRPLWTGEEVWCQLFSEPGAGSDLAALGTRAVREGEEWVVNGQKVWTSSAHLARWAILIARTDPDVPKHRGITYFVCDMTDPGVEVRPLRQITGEAEFNEVFLTGVRIPDTRRLGEVGDGWRVAQTTLNNERVAIGGARLPREGGMIGPVAETWRARPELRTHDLHQRLLTLWVEAEVARLTGERLRQQLVAGQPGPEGAGMKLAFARLNQEISGLEVELLGAEGLLYGDWTMRRPELVDFTGRDAGYRYLRAKGNSIEGGTSEILLNIVAERVLGLPAEPRTDKDVAWKDLAR is encoded by the coding sequence ATGACGGAGAGCCGGACCGACGCAGCCGGACTGCGCCGCCGCACACGGGAACTGCTGGCCGCGCACCCGCCCGCCACCACCGACCGCCTGGACTTCCTCAGGGCCCGCTTCGACGCCGGACTGGCCTGGGTCCACTACCCCGAGGGCCTCGGCGGCCTGGGCGCCCCCCGCTCCCTCCAGGCGGTCGTCGACGCCGAGCTGGCCGTCGCGGGCGCCCCCGACAACGACCCCCGCCGCATCGGCATCGGCCTCGGCATGGCCGCGCCCACCATCCTCCAGTACGGCACCGAGGAGCAGAAGCGGCGGTTCCTGCGCCCGCTGTGGACCGGCGAGGAGGTCTGGTGCCAGCTCTTCAGCGAGCCCGGTGCCGGATCCGACCTGGCCGCCCTCGGCACCCGGGCCGTCCGCGAGGGCGAGGAGTGGGTGGTGAACGGGCAGAAGGTGTGGACCTCCAGCGCCCACCTCGCCCGCTGGGCCATCCTCATCGCCCGCACCGACCCGGACGTGCCCAAGCACCGGGGCATCACCTACTTCGTCTGCGACATGACCGACCCCGGCGTCGAGGTCCGCCCGCTGCGCCAGATCACCGGCGAGGCCGAGTTCAACGAGGTCTTCCTCACCGGCGTCCGCATCCCCGACACCCGGCGCCTGGGCGAGGTCGGCGACGGCTGGCGGGTCGCCCAGACCACGCTGAACAACGAGCGCGTCGCCATCGGCGGCGCCCGGCTGCCCCGCGAGGGCGGCATGATCGGCCCGGTGGCCGAGACCTGGCGCGCACGCCCCGAGCTGCGCACCCACGACCTGCACCAGCGGCTGCTGACGCTGTGGGTGGAGGCGGAGGTCGCCCGTCTCACCGGCGAGCGGCTGCGCCAGCAGCTCGTCGCCGGCCAGCCCGGCCCCGAGGGCGCCGGCATGAAGCTGGCCTTCGCCCGCCTCAACCAGGAGATCAGCGGCCTGGAGGTGGAACTCCTCGGCGCCGAGGGCCTGCTGTACGGCGACTGGACCATGCGCCGCCCGGAACTGGTGGACTTCACCGGCCGCGACGCCGGATACCGCTACCTGCGCGCCAAGGGCAACAGCATCGAGGGCGGGACCAGCGAGATCCTGCTGAACATCGTCGCCGAGCGCGTCCTCGGCCTGCCCGCCGAGCCGCGCACCGACAAGGACGTCGCATGGAAGGACCTGGCCCGATGA
- a CDS encoding NADPH:quinone oxidoreductase family protein, whose product MQAWQVHENGEPGEVMRQVDTAPPAPGDGQVLLRVRAANINFPDALLCRGQYQVRPPLPFTPGVEICGETEDGRRVLATPALPHGGFAEYTVADAAALLPAPDALDDAEAAALHIGYQTGWFGLHRRARLEAGETLLVHAAAGGVGSAAVQLGKAAGARVIGVVGGAEKAAVARELGCDVVIDRHGEDVIAAVKEATGGRGADVIYDPVGGAAYAQSAKTVAFEGRIVVVGFASGTIPSPALNHALVKNYAILGLHWGLYNTKNPKLVQHCHEQLTELAGRGAIKPLVSERVPLSGAAAAVQRVADGTTTGRVVVVPAQENGAAA is encoded by the coding sequence ATGCAGGCATGGCAGGTGCACGAGAACGGTGAGCCGGGCGAGGTGATGCGCCAGGTGGACACGGCGCCTCCGGCGCCCGGCGACGGCCAGGTCCTGCTGAGGGTCCGGGCCGCGAACATCAACTTCCCGGACGCCCTGCTGTGCCGGGGCCAGTACCAGGTCCGCCCGCCGCTGCCCTTCACACCGGGCGTGGAGATCTGCGGCGAGACCGAGGACGGGCGCCGGGTCCTCGCCACCCCCGCGCTGCCCCACGGCGGCTTCGCCGAGTACACCGTCGCGGACGCCGCCGCCCTGCTGCCCGCCCCGGACGCCCTGGACGACGCCGAGGCCGCCGCCCTGCACATCGGCTACCAGACGGGCTGGTTCGGCCTGCACCGCCGGGCCCGGCTGGAGGCCGGGGAGACCCTGCTCGTGCACGCCGCGGCGGGCGGGGTCGGCAGCGCCGCCGTGCAGCTCGGCAAGGCGGCGGGCGCCCGCGTCATCGGCGTCGTGGGCGGCGCGGAGAAAGCGGCCGTCGCCCGCGAGCTGGGCTGCGACGTGGTGATCGACCGGCACGGCGAGGACGTCATCGCCGCCGTGAAGGAAGCCACCGGCGGGCGGGGCGCCGACGTGATCTACGACCCCGTGGGCGGCGCCGCCTACGCCCAGTCCGCCAAGACCGTCGCCTTCGAGGGCCGGATCGTCGTCGTCGGCTTCGCCAGCGGCACGATCCCCAGCCCCGCGCTCAACCACGCCCTGGTGAAGAACTACGCGATCCTCGGCCTGCACTGGGGCCTGTACAACACCAAGAACCCCAAGCTGGTCCAGCACTGCCACGAGCAGCTCACCGAGCTGGCCGGCCGCGGCGCCATCAAGCCGCTGGTGAGCGAGCGCGTGCCGCTGAGCGGGGCCGCGGCCGCCGTACAGCGTGTCGCCGACGGGACCACCACCGGCCGCGTGGTCGTGGTACCGGCACAGGAGAACGGAGCCGCCGCATGA
- a CDS encoding helix-turn-helix domain-containing protein — translation MTTDEVLAGVGPRLRRIRKEREVTLAGLSEATGISVSTLSRLESGLRKPSLELLLPIARAHQVPLDELVGAPPVSDPRVRAEPIVRHGRTHWPLTRQPGGLQAFKVLEPQRTAEPDPRSHEGYEWLYVLSGRLRLVLGEHDVVLSAGEAAEFDTRVPHWFGSTGEGPVEFLSLFGPQGERIHVRARPKRS, via the coding sequence ATGACGACGGACGAAGTACTGGCGGGCGTGGGCCCGAGGCTGCGCAGGATCCGCAAGGAGCGGGAGGTCACCCTCGCCGGGCTGTCGGAGGCGACCGGCATCTCGGTGAGCACGCTCTCCCGGCTGGAGTCCGGGCTGCGCAAGCCCAGCCTGGAGCTGCTGCTGCCGATCGCGCGGGCCCACCAGGTGCCGCTGGACGAGCTGGTCGGCGCCCCGCCGGTGAGCGACCCGCGGGTGCGGGCCGAGCCGATCGTGCGGCACGGGCGCACCCACTGGCCGCTGACCCGCCAGCCCGGCGGCCTCCAGGCGTTCAAGGTGCTCGAACCGCAGCGCACGGCCGAACCCGACCCGCGCAGCCACGAGGGGTACGAGTGGCTGTACGTGCTGTCGGGCCGGCTGCGGCTGGTGCTCGGCGAGCACGACGTCGTCCTCTCGGCCGGCGAGGCGGCCGAGTTCGACACGCGTGTGCCGCACTGGTTCGGATCGACGGGGGAGGGGCCGGTCGAGTTCCTGAGCCTGTTCGGCCCCCAGGGCGAGCGGATACACGTCCGCGCGCGGCCGAAGCGGTCCTGA
- a CDS encoding NAD(P)/FAD-dependent oxidoreductase, producing the protein MFENNTGQHTGRHEDPRTGPSAGRYDVVVVGGGAAGLSAALVLGRARLRALVVDAGEPRNAPSSHMQGYLSRDGMAPAEFLAIGREEIARYGVELVRDRVVDVGRGEDFAVELAGGHTVRARRLVVATGLKDELPKVPGLAERFGRDVLHCPFCHGWEVRDERFGVLASGPMSVHQALLVSRWSKDVTLFLHTVAEEELTDLDLRRLAVAGVRVVPGEVAGVVVEDDRITGVRLAGDSPAAAGPVHGCSVLFVGPRAVPGTGLLERLGAELEETPHGAYPVVDRTGLTTVPGVWAAGNAIGFAEQVVHAASGGYRAATAIVGDLLMADLDAALGV; encoded by the coding sequence ATGTTCGAGAACAACACCGGTCAGCACACCGGCCGCCACGAGGACCCGCGGACCGGCCCGTCCGCCGGCCGCTACGACGTGGTCGTCGTCGGAGGCGGCGCGGCCGGGCTGTCCGCCGCCCTGGTCCTGGGCCGGGCGCGGCTGCGCGCCCTGGTCGTCGACGCCGGCGAACCGCGCAACGCGCCCTCGTCCCACATGCAGGGGTACCTGTCGCGGGACGGCATGGCGCCCGCCGAGTTCCTCGCGATCGGCCGGGAGGAGATCGCCCGCTACGGCGTCGAGCTCGTCCGGGACCGGGTGGTGGACGTCGGGCGCGGCGAGGACTTCGCCGTGGAGCTGGCCGGCGGGCACACCGTACGCGCGCGCCGGCTGGTCGTCGCCACCGGGCTGAAGGACGAGCTGCCGAAGGTGCCCGGCCTCGCCGAGCGGTTCGGCCGGGACGTGCTGCACTGCCCGTTCTGCCACGGCTGGGAGGTGCGGGACGAGCGCTTCGGCGTGCTGGCCTCGGGACCGATGAGCGTGCACCAGGCGCTCCTGGTGTCCCGGTGGTCCAAGGACGTGACCCTCTTCCTGCACACGGTCGCCGAGGAGGAGCTGACCGACCTGGACCTGCGCCGCCTCGCCGTGGCCGGTGTCCGGGTGGTGCCCGGCGAGGTCGCCGGTGTCGTGGTCGAGGACGACCGGATCACCGGGGTGCGGCTCGCCGGGGACTCCCCCGCCGCGGCCGGACCGGTCCACGGGTGCTCCGTGCTCTTCGTCGGCCCCCGCGCCGTCCCGGGGACCGGGCTGCTGGAAAGGCTCGGCGCGGAGCTGGAGGAGACCCCGCACGGGGCCTACCCGGTGGTGGACCGGACCGGGCTGACGACCGTGCCCGGAGTGTGGGCGGCGGGCAACGCGATCGGCTTCGCCGAGCAGGTGGTGCACGCCGCGAGCGGCGGCTACCGCGCGGCGACGGCGATCGTCGGGGACCTGCTCATGGCCGACCTCGACGCGGCCCTGGGGGTGTAG
- a CDS encoding ATP-dependent DNA ligase: MLLARLARVSREVAAAPARSRKIALLAELFRDAEAEDVPVVIPYLAGRLPQGRLGVGWKALGRPVEPAAAPGLTVRETDARLTALGTVSGPGSQAERARLVGELMGLATEDEQRFLRGLLTGEVRQGALDAVAVEGLAQATGAPAADVRRAVMLAGSLQTVAAALLADGPGALDRFRLTVGRPVLPMLAHSASSVAEAVEKLGACAVEEKLDGIRVQVHRDGGTVRVHTRTLDDITDRLPEVTAAALALPGDRFVLDGEVISFGADGRPRSFQETAGRVGSRTDVATAARAVPVSPVFFDALCVDGRDLLDLPLAERHAELARLVPEPMRVRRTVVSGPADARRAEEFLAATLGRGHEGVVVKALDAPYSAGRRGASWLKVKPVHTLDLVVLAAEWGHGRRTGRLSNLHLGARTADGGFTMLGKTFKGMTDALLAWQTERLGELAVEHHGWGVTVRPELVVEIAYDGLQRSTRYPAGVTLRFARVIRYREDKRPEDADTVETLLAAHPEVRP; this comes from the coding sequence ATGCTGCTTGCCCGGCTGGCCCGTGTGTCCCGTGAGGTCGCCGCCGCCCCGGCGCGGTCCCGGAAGATCGCGCTGCTCGCGGAGCTGTTCCGGGACGCGGAGGCGGAGGACGTGCCGGTGGTCATCCCGTACCTGGCGGGACGGCTGCCGCAGGGCCGGCTGGGCGTCGGCTGGAAGGCGCTGGGCCGGCCCGTCGAGCCGGCCGCCGCTCCCGGCCTGACCGTGCGGGAGACCGACGCCCGGCTCACCGCGCTCGGCACGGTCTCCGGCCCCGGATCCCAGGCCGAACGGGCCCGGCTGGTCGGCGAGTTGATGGGCCTGGCCACCGAGGACGAGCAGCGCTTCCTGCGCGGGCTGCTCACCGGCGAGGTCCGGCAGGGCGCCCTGGACGCCGTGGCCGTCGAAGGGCTGGCTCAGGCGACCGGCGCACCGGCGGCGGACGTGCGGCGGGCGGTGATGCTCGCGGGCTCGCTCCAGACGGTGGCCGCCGCGCTGCTCGCGGACGGGCCCGGCGCGCTGGACCGGTTCCGGCTCACCGTGGGCCGCCCGGTGCTGCCGATGCTGGCGCACAGCGCCTCCTCGGTCGCCGAGGCCGTGGAGAAGCTCGGCGCCTGCGCGGTGGAGGAGAAACTGGACGGCATCCGCGTCCAGGTGCACCGGGACGGCGGCACGGTACGGGTTCACACCCGCACCCTGGACGACATCACCGACCGGCTGCCCGAGGTCACCGCGGCCGCCCTCGCCCTGCCGGGCGACCGCTTCGTCCTGGACGGCGAGGTGATCTCCTTCGGCGCCGACGGGCGTCCCCGCTCGTTCCAGGAGACCGCCGGGCGCGTCGGCTCCCGCACGGACGTCGCCACGGCCGCGCGGGCGGTCCCCGTCTCCCCCGTGTTCTTCGACGCGCTCTGCGTCGACGGCCGGGACCTGCTCGACCTGCCGCTGGCCGAGCGGCACGCCGAGCTGGCCCGGCTGGTGCCGGAGCCGATGCGGGTGCGGCGCACGGTCGTCTCCGGCCCGGCGGACGCCCGGCGGGCGGAGGAGTTCCTCGCCGCGACCCTCGGGCGCGGCCACGAGGGCGTCGTCGTCAAGGCCCTGGACGCGCCCTACAGCGCGGGCCGGCGCGGCGCGTCCTGGCTGAAGGTGAAGCCCGTGCACACCCTGGACCTGGTCGTCCTGGCCGCCGAGTGGGGGCACGGCCGCCGCACCGGCAGGCTGTCCAACCTGCACCTGGGCGCCCGCACCGCCGACGGCGGGTTCACCATGCTCGGCAAGACCTTCAAGGGCATGACCGACGCGCTGCTGGCCTGGCAGACCGAGCGGCTCGGGGAGCTGGCCGTCGAGCACCACGGCTGGGGGGTGACCGTACGCCCCGAGCTCGTCGTGGAGATCGCCTACGACGGCCTCCAGCGCTCCACCCGCTATCCGGCCGGCGTCACCCTCCGCTTCGCCCGCGTGATCCGCTACCGCGAGGACAAGCGCCCCGAGGACGCGGACACGGTGGAGACCCTGCTCGCCGCCCACCCGGAGGTGCGGCCGTGA